Proteins encoded within one genomic window of Candidatus Fermentibacter sp.:
- a CDS encoding Hsp20/alpha crystallin family protein, with the protein MHHRTRDYRCGERAVSACREACGCGGPSAVAAGRGSRKPAIDVYRGDGALHVVAEVPGFSPGEIDIDVSSDSLRMSGRRSAPGAGLGQTFVRECLQGGFSRCVALPGEVDAGSASAELENGILHVVLPLAGTGVTVRIRPE; encoded by the coding sequence ATGCATCACCGTACCAGAGACTACCGCTGCGGAGAGCGGGCTGTCAGCGCCTGCCGGGAAGCCTGCGGATGCGGCGGCCCCTCGGCCGTCGCTGCGGGGCGCGGTTCGCGGAAGCCTGCCATAGACGTCTACCGCGGTGACGGGGCGCTTCACGTCGTGGCCGAAGTGCCTGGATTCTCCCCGGGCGAGATCGACATCGACGTCAGTTCCGACTCGCTGCGGATGAGCGGGCGCAGGAGCGCCCCGGGAGCGGGGCTCGGGCAGACCTTCGTCAGGGAGTGCCTGCAGGGCGGATTCTCCCGGTGCGTTGCACTGCCGGGGGAGGTCGACGCGGGTTCGGCATCCGCCGAACTGGAGAACGGAATCCTGCACGTGGTCCTCCCTCTCGCCGGAACCGGCGTGACCGTGAGGATAAGACCGGAATAG
- the dnaK gene encoding molecular chaperone DnaK: MVAVGKVIGIDLGTTNSCVAILEGGEPFVIPNSEGFRTTPSVVAFTDGGERHVGVVARRQAIANPVNTVFSIKRFMGRKFSEVDAEKARVPYKVVEGPNGDAMIEIQGRKYSPPEISAMVLQKMRQTAEDYLGEKVTQAVVTVPAYFNDSQRQATKDAGRIAGLEVLRIVNEPTAASLAYGLDKKGISKTVAVFDLGGGTFDISILEIAEGVFEVRSTNGDTHLGGDDFDLRVIDWLVEEFRKQEGVDLSRDPMALQRLKEAAERAKCELSTTQTSEINLPFITADSSGPKHMIMKLTRAKLEQLVDDLVERTRKPCLDALKDAKIDPGKLDEVILVGGQTRMPLVQKIAGEIFGREPHRGVNPDEVVAVGAAIQAGVLTGEFKDVLLLDVTPLTLGIETLGGISTGIIERNTTIPTKKSQIFSTAAEGQTAVEIHVLQGERKMASDNRTLGRFILDGIPPAPRGMPQIEVTFDLDANGIVHVSARDKATGKEQKIRIEASSGLSESEIQKMVGEAERFSKDDEQKRQKAEKRNMADSLVYEVDKGLKDFGDRLDPSLKASLDSASAAVRSARQSDDDQALDRALEDLQKAWSAAGESIHAQAQAAGQTGADSRPGQEGPEQGGKTVDADFEVVDE; this comes from the coding sequence ATGGTTGCAGTGGGCAAGGTCATAGGGATAGACCTCGGGACCACGAACTCGTGCGTCGCGATCCTCGAGGGCGGGGAGCCGTTCGTCATCCCCAACTCCGAAGGCTTCAGGACGACTCCGTCCGTCGTGGCCTTCACCGACGGCGGGGAGCGCCACGTCGGCGTCGTCGCCCGCAGGCAGGCCATAGCGAACCCGGTGAACACGGTGTTCTCGATCAAGAGGTTCATGGGGCGCAAGTTCAGCGAGGTGGACGCCGAGAAGGCCCGGGTCCCCTACAAGGTGGTCGAGGGGCCCAACGGCGACGCGATGATCGAGATCCAGGGCAGGAAGTACTCCCCTCCGGAGATCTCCGCGATGGTCCTCCAGAAGATGCGGCAGACCGCGGAGGACTACCTGGGCGAGAAGGTGACCCAGGCCGTCGTCACCGTGCCTGCATACTTCAACGACAGCCAGAGGCAGGCCACGAAGGACGCAGGAAGGATAGCCGGGCTCGAGGTGCTGCGCATAGTGAACGAGCCGACAGCGGCTTCGCTCGCCTACGGGCTCGACAAGAAGGGCATCAGCAAGACCGTGGCCGTGTTCGACCTCGGCGGCGGCACCTTCGACATCTCCATCCTCGAGATCGCCGAGGGCGTGTTCGAGGTGAGGTCCACGAACGGCGACACCCATCTCGGTGGCGACGACTTCGACCTCAGAGTCATCGACTGGCTGGTGGAGGAGTTCAGGAAGCAGGAGGGCGTCGATCTCTCCCGCGATCCGATGGCCCTGCAGCGGCTCAAGGAGGCGGCCGAGAGGGCGAAGTGCGAGCTCTCCACCACGCAGACCAGCGAGATCAACCTGCCCTTCATCACGGCCGACTCCTCCGGCCCGAAGCACATGATCATGAAGCTGACCAGGGCGAAACTCGAGCAGCTCGTGGACGACCTGGTGGAGAGGACCAGGAAGCCCTGCCTCGATGCGCTCAAGGACGCGAAGATCGATCCCGGCAAGCTCGACGAGGTGATCCTCGTGGGCGGGCAGACCAGGATGCCCCTCGTGCAGAAGATCGCCGGCGAGATATTCGGCCGCGAGCCGCACAGGGGCGTCAACCCCGACGAGGTGGTGGCAGTGGGCGCCGCCATCCAGGCCGGCGTGCTGACGGGCGAGTTCAAGGACGTCCTTCTCCTAGACGTAACTCCTCTGACCCTCGGCATCGAGACGCTCGGCGGCATCTCCACGGGCATCATAGAGCGCAACACGACCATCCCCACCAAGAAGAGCCAGATCTTCAGCACGGCCGCCGAAGGCCAGACCGCCGTAGAGATCCACGTTCTCCAGGGCGAGCGCAAGATGGCCTCCGACAACAGGACGCTGGGCAGGTTCATCCTGGACGGGATCCCGCCGGCTCCGCGCGGCATGCCCCAGATCGAGGTGACGTTCGACCTGGATGCCAACGGCATCGTTCACGTGTCGGCCCGCGACAAGGCCACGGGCAAGGAGCAGAAGATCAGGATCGAGGCCTCGAGCGGACTTTCCGAGAGCGAGATCCAGAAGATGGTGGGCGAGGCCGAGAGGTTCTCGAAGGACGACGAGCAGAAGCGCCAGAAGGCCGAGAAGAGGAACATGGCCGACTCGCTCGTCTACGAGGTCGACAAGGGTCTGAAGGACTTCGGCGACAGGCTCGACCCCTCGCTGAAGGCCTCCCTCGACTCTGCGTCTGCGGCCGTGCGCTCGGCAAGGCAGTCGGATGACGACCAGGCTCTGGACAGGGCCCTCGAAGACCTCCAGAAGGCCTGGAGCGCCGCCGGAGAATCGATTCACGCCCAGGCCCAGGCTGCCGGGCAGACCGGCGCAGACTCCCGGCCCGGACAGGAAGGGCCGGAGCAGGGCGGGAAGACCGTCGACGCCGATTTCGAAGTGGTGGACGAATGA
- the grpE gene encoding nucleotide exchange factor GrpE — MSVTGDPRRSQSRHRREASYSRRRQHQPPPPETEAPGSAGAGDEVPAGDQAAVEAAVETDLSGEIETLREQNLRLQAEFDNYRKRQARDFHRLCSQGRKDLIVSLLDILDDLDLARDHSASGTPASDTVAGLFQIASKLEALLRREGLEALPLAPLDPFDPTQHEAVFAEDVEDIEQDIVLEILRKGYTIDGELVRAAMVKVGRAGRAAGGDAEQD; from the coding sequence ATGAGCGTGACCGGCGACCCCAGGAGATCCCAGTCCAGGCACCGGCGAGAGGCGTCGTACTCGCGCAGGAGGCAGCATCAGCCGCCCCCCCCTGAGACTGAAGCACCGGGCTCCGCCGGAGCCGGGGACGAGGTTCCGGCCGGGGATCAGGCCGCGGTCGAGGCCGCCGTCGAAACCGATCTGTCAGGCGAGATCGAGACGCTGCGCGAACAGAACCTCAGGCTGCAGGCCGAATTCGACAACTACAGGAAGAGGCAGGCGAGGGACTTCCACAGGCTCTGCTCGCAGGGCAGGAAGGACCTGATCGTGAGCCTGCTCGACATACTCGACGATCTCGACCTCGCGAGGGATCACAGCGCGAGCGGCACCCCGGCGTCCGATACGGTTGCCGGACTGTTCCAGATCGCATCGAAGCTCGAGGCTCTCCTCCGCCGCGAGGGCCTGGAGGCCCTTCCGCTCGCCCCTCTCGATCCCTTCGATCCCACGCAGCACGAGGCGGTCTTCGCCGAGGATGTCGAGGACATCGAGCAGGATATCGTACTCGAGATCCTGAGGAAGGGATACACCATCGACGGGGAGCTGGTGAGGGCGGCCATGGTCAAGGTCGGCAGAGCCGGCAGGGCCGCCGGCGGGGACGCGGAGCAGGATTGA
- a CDS encoding J domain-containing protein: MTDGRDLYAILGVGEKATEDEIKKAYRKLARKYHPDANQGDRRAEEKFKEISDAYDVLRDSEKRARYDDLRSGRAFFGDAGAAGGESYDMGGGGFGGFEDLLSTLFGGGRPRPSARQAPSGEVVIPFATAARGGVVDAVVRVEKPCPVCGGAGGTGEKTCPTCKGSGTRTEKRGAFSTMHACTGCGGTGRVLTAKCGSCSGTGRASSNQRMSIDVPPGSSDGDLLRLRQPDGSSAIIRLRVSPDRFLRREGLDIHCSVTVTAPRAALGTTMTVRTLDGRIRLRIPPGTQPGTILRIPGKGVPHGSSRGDQYVRVEVSVPVPANDDERRLWEQLQSLEGIRRQHGSV, encoded by the coding sequence TTGACGGACGGCAGGGATCTCTACGCCATCCTCGGCGTTGGCGAGAAGGCCACCGAGGACGAGATAAAGAAGGCCTACAGGAAGCTGGCCCGGAAGTACCACCCTGATGCCAACCAGGGTGACAGACGCGCCGAGGAGAAGTTCAAGGAGATCTCAGACGCCTATGACGTTCTCCGCGACAGCGAGAAGCGGGCAAGATACGACGACCTGCGCAGCGGAAGAGCCTTCTTCGGCGATGCGGGCGCGGCCGGCGGGGAATCCTACGACATGGGCGGCGGAGGCTTCGGAGGATTCGAGGATCTTCTCAGCACCCTGTTCGGGGGGGGCAGACCCAGGCCTTCCGCCAGACAGGCCCCTTCGGGCGAAGTCGTCATCCCGTTCGCCACTGCCGCGCGAGGGGGCGTCGTCGACGCCGTGGTCAGGGTCGAGAAGCCCTGCCCGGTCTGCGGCGGGGCGGGCGGCACGGGGGAGAAGACCTGTCCCACCTGCAAGGGCAGCGGCACGAGGACCGAGAAGCGCGGAGCCTTCAGCACGATGCACGCGTGCACCGGCTGCGGGGGCACGGGCAGGGTCCTCACGGCGAAATGCGGCTCCTGCAGCGGCACGGGAAGGGCGTCCTCGAACCAGCGCATGTCGATCGACGTGCCTCCGGGCTCGTCCGACGGCGATCTGCTGAGGCTCAGGCAGCCCGACGGCTCGTCGGCCATCATCAGGCTGAGGGTCAGTCCCGACAGGTTCCTCCGCCGCGAAGGGCTGGACATACACTGCTCGGTTACGGTCACCGCCCCGAGGGCGGCCCTGGGCACCACGATGACGGTGCGGACCCTGGACGGCAGGATCCGTCTCAGGATCCCGCCCGGCACCCAGCCCGGCACCATCCTGAGGATCCCCGGGAAGGGGGTGCCGCACGGTTCGTCGCGCGGCGACCAGTACGTCCGGGTCGAGGTTTCCGTGCCCGTGCCCGCGAACGACGATGAGCGCCGCCTGTGGGAACAGCTCCAGTCGCTCGAGGGTATACGGAGGCAGCACGGGAGCGTATGA